Proteins co-encoded in one Nitratireductor kimnyeongensis genomic window:
- a CDS encoding TRAP transporter large permease translates to MTIGLIALAALAVLLLVRVPVGIAMIIVGFFGTLVFTNPTAAFATMTGETIELAMKLEIMVIPFFLLMGNLAGVCGLSRDLFDVANALLGRMRGGLASATVIGCGGFAALSGSSVAAAVTMGKVAIPQMNRFGYDDRLATGVVAAGGTLGILIPPSAGFAVYGILTEQSIGKLFLAGVLPGILLMTLFILVIMIVTAIWPHLGPAAAVMPRRERMQAVFRSLPFILVVLTTIGGIYLGVFTPMESAGVGAIATFFVALWRRSLSWSRIRLVLVETTTTTAMIYIILIGASIFTPFLARTGIPSALSAAMLDLELGVFGSMMLLMVAYLILGTFLDGFALLALTLPIVFPVIVSLGLDPIWFGVFMVVVLEMALISPPVGMNVFVLKSIVPDISLSHIYTGTLPFLLAMIVLIVLLVLWPDIALFLPETMGR, encoded by the coding sequence ATGACCATCGGTCTGATCGCGCTGGCTGCGCTGGCCGTTCTCTTGTTGGTGCGGGTACCGGTGGGAATAGCGATGATCATCGTCGGGTTTTTCGGCACGCTAGTGTTCACGAACCCCACCGCGGCATTCGCAACGATGACCGGAGAAACCATTGAACTCGCGATGAAGCTTGAAATCATGGTGATCCCCTTTTTTCTGCTCATGGGAAACCTTGCTGGCGTATGCGGGCTATCAAGGGATCTTTTTGATGTCGCCAACGCCCTTCTCGGACGGATGCGTGGGGGCCTCGCCTCGGCGACCGTCATCGGATGCGGCGGGTTTGCTGCCCTCTCGGGTTCGTCGGTCGCCGCAGCGGTGACGATGGGCAAGGTTGCCATTCCGCAGATGAACCGCTTTGGCTATGACGACCGGCTCGCCACCGGTGTGGTCGCGGCAGGTGGGACGCTGGGAATCCTGATACCGCCCTCTGCCGGGTTCGCGGTTTACGGCATCCTCACCGAGCAATCGATCGGGAAGTTGTTTCTTGCGGGAGTCCTGCCAGGAATTCTGCTGATGACGCTCTTCATTCTCGTCATCATGATCGTCACCGCCATCTGGCCTCATCTTGGACCCGCCGCCGCCGTCATGCCACGCCGAGAGCGGATGCAGGCGGTTTTCCGGTCCCTGCCTTTCATCCTCGTCGTTCTCACCACCATTGGCGGCATATATCTGGGCGTATTCACGCCTATGGAATCCGCCGGGGTCGGCGCCATCGCCACCTTCTTTGTCGCGCTGTGGCGGCGCTCGCTGAGCTGGAGCCGCATTCGACTGGTGCTGGTGGAAACCACAACGACGACCGCGATGATTTACATCATCCTGATCGGCGCCAGCATATTCACGCCATTTCTGGCCCGCACCGGAATCCCATCCGCACTTTCAGCCGCGATGCTCGATCTCGAGCTTGGCGTCTTTGGCAGCATGATGCTTCTGATGGTCGCCTATCTCATTCTCGGCACGTTTCTCGACGGCTTCGCGCTGCTCGCACTCACACTGCCAATTGTATTTCCGGTGATCGTCTCGCTCGGGCTTGATCCTATATGGTTCGGCGTTTTCATGGTTGTCGTGCTTGAAATGGCACTGATTTCGCCACCCGTAGGCATGAATGTCTTCGTGCTCAAATCCATCGTGCCCGACATCTCGCTCAGCCACATTTACACCGGAACGCTGCCTTTCTTGCTGGCAATGATCGTTCTGATCGTCCTGCTCGTTCTCTGGCCAGACATTGCTCTGTTCCTTCCGGAGACTATGGGCCGATGA
- a CDS encoding iron-containing alcohol dehydrogenase gives MTIARFNYVTPVRFGFGALSVLADELGHLGVGRFLLVTDPGIVEAGLVERVTAVVKPAAIFDQTPSNPTEAAAIKALAAFREAECDGVVALGGGSSIDLAKAVALLATHSGVLADYVIGGGSADAIGPTSPIIAVPTTAGTGAEVGRAASLTLRNGTKAACVNAHLIPRCAICDPDLTLSLPPMLTASTGIDVLCHGIEAYFSSTFNPPADAIALDVVSRSARSLPEAVRNGNNRDARSEMLLAAVMGGMVFQKGLGAIHALTHPLGALGYPHGTLNAIVLPHVLAINEKLAPARATELKSALDNVSGKSLSVWTNDFIAALGLPQRLSALGMTRDGFSDFAEKAEREHLNKTNPRPLTAAEFLTILEAAY, from the coding sequence ATGACCATCGCTCGCTTCAACTATGTCACCCCAGTTCGCTTCGGTTTCGGGGCTCTATCGGTGCTCGCCGACGAGCTGGGACATTTGGGCGTCGGCCGGTTTCTTTTGGTTACCGATCCGGGCATCGTAGAGGCGGGGCTGGTCGAACGCGTGACCGCGGTGGTGAAGCCCGCAGCGATCTTCGATCAGACGCCAAGCAATCCGACCGAGGCCGCAGCGATCAAAGCGCTTGCGGCGTTCCGCGAGGCGGAGTGCGACGGTGTCGTCGCGCTCGGCGGCGGCTCATCGATCGATCTGGCCAAGGCTGTCGCCTTGCTGGCAACGCATTCAGGCGTGCTCGCCGACTATGTCATAGGGGGCGGAAGCGCAGATGCCATTGGTCCGACGAGCCCCATCATTGCGGTTCCAACGACGGCGGGGACGGGAGCCGAGGTCGGACGTGCAGCTTCGCTGACCCTGCGAAACGGGACCAAGGCCGCCTGTGTGAATGCCCACCTTATTCCCAGATGCGCAATCTGCGACCCGGATTTGACCCTGAGTCTTCCGCCGATGTTGACAGCATCGACCGGTATCGATGTGCTGTGCCACGGGATCGAAGCCTATTTCTCTTCGACCTTCAATCCGCCGGCCGATGCGATCGCTCTCGATGTCGTTTCCCGTTCGGCGCGAAGTCTGCCCGAAGCTGTACGCAATGGAAACAACCGCGATGCAAGGAGCGAGATGCTCCTCGCTGCGGTTATGGGTGGAATGGTGTTTCAGAAAGGTCTGGGCGCCATTCATGCCCTCACTCATCCCCTCGGCGCTCTCGGCTATCCCCACGGCACCCTCAACGCCATCGTGCTGCCGCACGTTCTGGCGATCAACGAAAAGCTCGCTCCTGCGCGCGCCACGGAGCTTAAGTCGGCGCTCGACAACGTTTCTGGCAAAAGCCTGTCGGTATGGACAAACGATTTTATCGCCGCTTTGGGCTTGCCGCAGCGCCTTTCTGCATTAGGAATGACACGAGATGGATTCTCTGACTTTGCCGAAAAGGCCGAGCGCGAGCATCTTAACAAGACAAACCCGCGGCCGCTGACCGCCGCGGAGTTTTTGACGATTCTGGAGGCAGCATATTGA
- a CDS encoding mandelate racemase/muconate lactonizing enzyme family protein, with amino-acid sequence MTHIANASVSLIPFKLKTPVGGSGVGGVDVIIVELTDMDGATGLGFSYVLGGGGAVTALAARQQVERFASGAIPPPQALWRNVAATFNRTGLGPNLVALAALDMAAWDLESRSRGVPLGVAMGGAARPVPVYGSGGFNAAQTPDQACETALRQLDLGLRAFKPRARGARIDALLLAAVRKALPDDIHLMTDANEKCDLAGAMWLMSAARDNGLLFVEEPLPSTALEGYRALAARSDCAIATGEHLQGRGAALPYLSERLATVFQPDLAMMGGLTPILEISQIAAAFDIGIAPHFLPGLFAHVASAAANVTWLEDFPLLEPMFEGWPQWDADGRMSAGGEPGHGLTLKEEYRRSAQSV; translated from the coding sequence ATGACCCATATCGCCAATGCCAGCGTCAGCCTCATACCTTTCAAGCTCAAGACCCCGGTAGGGGGATCAGGCGTAGGCGGCGTGGACGTCATCATCGTCGAATTAACCGATATGGATGGTGCCACAGGACTTGGGTTTTCCTACGTGCTCGGTGGCGGCGGCGCGGTCACTGCGCTGGCCGCTCGGCAACAGGTCGAGCGTTTCGCCTCGGGAGCCATTCCGCCGCCCCAGGCTCTGTGGCGCAATGTCGCCGCAACCTTCAACCGCACCGGGCTCGGGCCCAATCTGGTTGCGCTGGCGGCACTGGACATGGCCGCATGGGATCTCGAAAGCCGGAGCCGCGGCGTGCCGCTTGGGGTGGCCATGGGAGGTGCCGCAAGGCCGGTTCCGGTCTATGGAAGCGGTGGTTTCAACGCCGCACAGACACCCGACCAGGCCTGCGAGACCGCGCTGAGACAGCTGGATCTCGGACTTCGTGCCTTCAAGCCACGCGCCCGGGGCGCCCGTATCGACGCACTCCTTCTGGCTGCCGTTCGCAAGGCTCTGCCGGACGACATTCATCTGATGACAGACGCCAATGAGAAATGTGATCTGGCCGGCGCGATGTGGTTGATGTCCGCCGCCAGAGACAACGGCCTGCTGTTCGTCGAGGAACCGCTGCCATCCACGGCGCTGGAAGGCTATCGCGCCCTCGCCGCTCGGTCGGATTGCGCAATAGCAACTGGCGAACATCTTCAGGGCCGCGGTGCAGCATTGCCCTATTTAAGCGAAAGGCTGGCGACGGTGTTCCAACCGGATCTCGCGATGATGGGCGGGCTGACGCCGATCCTCGAGATTTCGCAGATCGCCGCTGCATTCGACATCGGTATCGCACCGCATTTTCTGCCGGGCCTGTTCGCGCATGTCGCTTCTGCGGCTGCCAATGTCACCTGGCTTGAGGATTTTCCGCTTCTCGAACCTATGTTCGAGGGGTGGCCACAATGGGACGCTGACGGCCGCATGAGCGCCGGAGGGGAGCCTGGACATGGACTGACGCTCAAGGAGGAGTATCGCCGGTCTGCACAGTCCGTTTAG
- a CDS encoding TRAP transporter small permease — protein sequence MAGSRSEPNTHLPDALARTGETLAIIAGVLLAILIVLMTVNVVLRYGFDSGIHGILEIMQIGMVLVIFLGLPHCTAVGAHIAVEMLTHILPAIFWRIINPIVDIGCAVIFAMMGWLSALRALDAHEYGDTTNFLRIPLALPWSVIALGSGATALIFAGKLFWAQTTSPERAPEDNP from the coding sequence ATGGCCGGTTCACGCTCTGAGCCCAACACACACCTTCCCGACGCTTTAGCGCGAACAGGAGAGACGCTGGCGATAATCGCCGGCGTCCTCCTGGCTATCCTTATCGTGCTGATGACTGTCAATGTCGTGCTTCGCTACGGCTTCGACAGCGGCATCCACGGGATCCTCGAGATCATGCAGATCGGCATGGTTCTGGTGATCTTCCTCGGTCTGCCGCATTGCACGGCGGTGGGCGCCCATATCGCTGTCGAGATGCTCACCCACATTCTGCCAGCCATATTCTGGCGGATCATCAATCCAATCGTGGACATCGGCTGCGCGGTCATTTTTGCCATGATGGGCTGGTTGTCAGCGTTGCGGGCGCTGGACGCCCACGAATATGGCGACACCACGAATTTTCTGCGCATCCCGCTCGCATTGCCCTGGAGCGTCATCGCTTTGGGCTCGGGCGCAACGGCCCTGATCTTTGCGGGTAAGTTATTCTGGGCCCAGACCACCAGTCCAGAGCGAGCTCCGGAGGACAATCCATGA
- a CDS encoding TRAP transporter substrate-binding protein yields MTKLTLSTSALCAALLAFTAMPAEAQDELGLAHFMPPAHTLHTEVFVPLQDKIAKATDGKIALRIYPAGELGAGPNQQYDRALRGVADMVFGLPGYTSSTFPRTLLLELPGALPDAQEAVDMIWDNIDQFAPDFERVELLGLWTATPTLIATRGKPVRSLKDLEGMTIRAPSVLGAEFLAEWGANPVNIPASDLYTSLETGVIDGVMTGPDGIRSFRLYEVLDYITRDFPGGVSTFYVIANKDQWAALPEEQRAELEALFGRTISADGQAAYRWAADEAYKLFDTVDGLEVITLDEGEAGRIIEAIEPQIAAYKSQLKKSGIDAEAILSALEE; encoded by the coding sequence ATGACCAAGCTTACATTGAGCACAAGCGCGCTGTGCGCCGCCTTGCTGGCGTTCACGGCAATGCCGGCCGAGGCCCAGGACGAACTCGGACTGGCGCATTTCATGCCGCCTGCCCATACACTGCATACGGAAGTCTTCGTCCCGCTGCAGGACAAGATCGCCAAGGCGACCGACGGCAAGATTGCGCTGCGGATCTATCCCGCCGGAGAGTTGGGCGCAGGGCCGAACCAGCAATATGACCGTGCCCTGCGCGGTGTTGCCGACATGGTTTTCGGCCTGCCGGGATACACTTCCAGCACGTTTCCGCGGACCCTGCTGCTGGAATTGCCCGGCGCTCTGCCCGACGCACAAGAAGCCGTCGACATGATCTGGGACAATATCGACCAATTCGCTCCGGACTTCGAACGGGTGGAACTGCTCGGCCTGTGGACGGCAACACCGACACTCATCGCCACCCGCGGCAAGCCCGTTCGCTCGCTGAAGGATCTTGAAGGGATGACCATCCGCGCCCCGTCCGTGTTGGGAGCGGAGTTTCTGGCCGAATGGGGCGCCAATCCCGTCAACATACCCGCCTCCGATCTCTACACCTCACTGGAAACCGGCGTGATCGACGGTGTGATGACCGGACCGGATGGCATTCGTTCCTTCCGGCTTTATGAGGTGCTTGACTATATCACCCGGGACTTCCCCGGCGGTGTCTCCACCTTTTATGTGATCGCCAACAAGGACCAGTGGGCCGCGCTGCCCGAGGAACAACGCGCCGAACTCGAGGCGTTGTTCGGTCGCACCATCAGCGCCGACGGCCAGGCCGCCTATCGCTGGGCGGCCGATGAGGCCTATAAATTATTCGACACAGTGGACGGGCTCGAAGTCATCACGCTCGATGAGGGAGAAGCCGGGCGCATCATCGAGGCCATTGAGCCTCAGATTGCCGCTTACAAGAGCCAACTGAAAAAAAGCGGCATCGATGCCGAGGCCATTCTTTCGGCTCTTGAAGAGTAG
- a CDS encoding aldehyde dehydrogenase family protein — protein MDSIRIANHYIGGVWIEDAAEGILATTNPADGTEASRYRSGSPALVNQAVAAARTAFEKGGWAARPRLRSDVLLAMADAVEARRGLIKSIAIAESGKLGREIDHELNAAVSELRYYAGLSRLIFGRVQEIDEGQQSIYAREPGGVAGVIVPWNAPITLLIRSLAPALAAGCTTVVKPAPQTSLTNAVLMETLAVEGVPAGVLNSVNESGDAVGRAMAEHGDIDIISFTGSVSTGKAIMRAAADTLKRLALELGGKTPAVVFADANIENSVATIVRCATVMAGQMCTAVSRVLVEAPVYDQVASAIAQRLSKMRLGPGTDPASDMGPMIDIRSRDRIAALLDEAAAEGDVIVRGEVREGKGAFIAPSLVAINDLSSKFVQEELFGPLLVIERFEGEAEAIAKANATRLGLAASLWTADLARAQRVARALKFGTVWINSHNRLFAEAETGGFKQSGLGRMHGVEALNDFLETKHIFSEAN, from the coding sequence ATGGATTCCATTCGTATAGCTAATCATTATATTGGGGGCGTCTGGATCGAGGACGCCGCCGAAGGAATTCTTGCGACAACCAACCCTGCGGATGGTACCGAAGCGAGCCGTTACCGTTCCGGTTCGCCAGCGCTCGTGAACCAAGCGGTGGCGGCCGCTCGTACGGCTTTCGAGAAGGGCGGATGGGCGGCGAGGCCGCGTCTGCGCTCGGATGTGCTTCTGGCCATGGCCGATGCGGTCGAAGCGCGCAGGGGCTTGATCAAATCCATCGCAATTGCCGAGTCCGGCAAACTCGGGCGTGAGATCGATCATGAACTCAATGCCGCCGTTTCGGAGTTGCGCTACTACGCGGGGCTGTCACGCCTCATCTTCGGGCGCGTTCAGGAAATCGATGAGGGCCAGCAGTCAATCTATGCCCGTGAGCCGGGCGGAGTCGCCGGAGTGATCGTGCCGTGGAACGCGCCGATTACGCTGCTGATACGCAGTCTTGCGCCGGCCCTGGCCGCTGGGTGCACCACCGTGGTCAAGCCCGCACCGCAGACATCGCTTACCAATGCTGTGCTCATGGAAACTCTGGCGGTCGAGGGGGTGCCAGCGGGCGTGTTGAACTCGGTCAACGAGTCCGGCGATGCCGTTGGCCGCGCCATGGCCGAGCATGGCGACATCGACATCATATCGTTTACCGGATCGGTGAGCACGGGCAAGGCGATCATGCGAGCGGCCGCCGATACGCTCAAGCGTCTTGCGCTCGAGCTGGGCGGCAAGACACCTGCCGTGGTGTTCGCCGACGCCAACATCGAGAATTCGGTTGCGACCATCGTTCGCTGTGCCACGGTCATGGCCGGTCAGATGTGCACCGCAGTGAGCCGTGTGCTTGTTGAGGCGCCGGTCTACGATCAGGTGGCCAGCGCCATCGCCCAGCGCCTTTCGAAGATGCGGCTCGGCCCGGGAACAGACCCGGCCAGCGATATGGGGCCGATGATTGATATCCGCTCCCGTGATCGGATTGCTGCGTTGCTCGACGAAGCCGCCGCCGAAGGAGATGTCATCGTCAGGGGGGAAGTCCGCGAAGGAAAGGGCGCGTTCATCGCGCCGTCGCTCGTCGCCATAAACGATCTATCGAGCAAGTTTGTACAGGAGGAACTGTTTGGTCCGCTGCTTGTCATCGAGCGGTTCGAGGGTGAAGCTGAAGCAATCGCCAAAGCAAACGCCACGCGCCTGGGCCTTGCTGCGAGCCTGTGGACGGCGGACCTTGCAAGGGCGCAACGGGTTGCCCGCGCGTTGAAATTCGGAACCGTCTGGATCAATTCGCACAATCGGCTGTTTGCCGAAGCGGAGACGGGAGGCTTCAAACAGAGCGGGCTTGGTCGCATGCATGGCGTTGAGGCTCTCAATGACTTCCTCGAAACCAAACATATTTTTTCGGAAGCAAACTGA
- a CDS encoding fumarylacetoacetate hydrolase family protein: protein MTDVGDIADVSAAVDVLPELKWPLPHGDLLVANLDIVCARIGQLLPDAPRLARNSVRLDSPVANPGKIIAAPVNYHKHLDEARKDTGINFGTEIKTIDDLGLFLKAPSSLIGCDQTVLLPPLDRRMDHEIELAVIIGKPGFEITREAALDHVAGYAIALDMTIRGPEDRSWRKSFDTFSVLGPSLVTPDEVPDPDNLDFTLRVNGEVRQRSSTKALIFDVRKLIERASFAYRLHPGDVIMTGTPEGVAPVGDGDVMECRIESVGEMSVRVGKRHHAAAVQAGGSA, encoded by the coding sequence ATGACAGACGTCGGCGATATCGCCGATGTCAGCGCAGCCGTGGACGTCCTGCCTGAGCTCAAATGGCCCTTGCCGCATGGCGATCTGCTCGTGGCCAACCTCGACATCGTATGTGCCCGTATCGGGCAACTCCTGCCGGACGCGCCACGCCTTGCGCGCAACAGCGTAAGGCTCGACAGCCCAGTCGCCAATCCGGGAAAAATCATCGCCGCGCCCGTCAACTATCACAAGCATCTGGACGAGGCCCGCAAGGACACCGGAATCAACTTCGGCACCGAGATCAAGACCATCGATGATCTGGGGCTGTTTCTGAAGGCGCCAAGCTCGTTGATCGGCTGCGACCAGACTGTATTGCTGCCGCCGCTAGACCGGCGTATGGATCACGAGATCGAACTGGCGGTCATCATCGGCAAACCCGGTTTCGAGATCACCCGCGAAGCTGCGCTCGACCATGTTGCGGGCTACGCGATCGCCCTAGACATGACCATACGCGGTCCCGAGGACCGCAGTTGGCGCAAATCCTTCGATACCTTCAGCGTACTGGGACCGAGCCTCGTCACTCCCGATGAGGTTCCCGATCCCGACAATCTCGATTTCACATTGCGTGTGAATGGCGAGGTCCGCCAGCGTTCCTCGACAAAAGCCCTGATCTTCGACGTCCGCAAGCTGATCGAGCGCGCGTCCTTTGCCTACCGCCTCCATCCCGGCGACGTCATCATGACAGGCACACCCGAGGGGGTGGCTCCGGTCGGCGATGGCGACGTCATGGAATGCCGCATTGAAAGCGTAGGAGAAATGAGCGTTCGGGTCGGGAAAAGACACCACGCGGCTGCAGTGCAGGCAGGAGGCAGCGCATGA
- a CDS encoding cupin domain-containing protein, with product MAQASVFKTSDNTRQVYYDKIAGQSLSPLWEILKSLLPEEPITTTKAHAWRWEDVRPFLLESGDLVTAEEAERRVLVLQNPAYPGQPRVTPTIYAGIQLVLPGEVAPAHRHTPSAFRLILEGDGGYTMIGGERARMHVGDFIITPVWAYHDHGNDGADPVMWLDGLDLPMARTFEIIRGEEHEVDRQASARPEGDSLSRFGSGLLPLEGENPHGLTSPVIRYPFERTREALLGSAAGRAPDAHTAISMRFSNPLTGDWAMPTIGTWMMYLPAGFETAPMRSTDAIVASVIEGEVQIMSGEETFDAGPRDVTVMKNGSWRRIKAIKDTFLFCFSDRSAQQKLGFFLEERG from the coding sequence ATGGCACAGGCTTCCGTTTTCAAGACGTCGGATAACACCCGGCAGGTCTATTACGACAAGATTGCGGGACAGAGCCTGTCCCCGCTCTGGGAAATCCTCAAGAGCCTGTTGCCTGAAGAGCCGATCACGACGACGAAGGCCCACGCCTGGCGCTGGGAGGATGTCAGGCCATTTCTTCTTGAATCGGGCGATCTCGTTACGGCTGAAGAAGCCGAGCGTCGCGTGCTCGTCCTCCAGAATCCGGCCTATCCCGGTCAGCCGCGCGTCACGCCCACCATCTATGCTGGAATCCAGCTCGTGCTGCCCGGAGAAGTTGCACCAGCGCATCGCCATACGCCATCGGCCTTTCGCCTCATTCTCGAAGGCGACGGCGGGTATACGATGATCGGCGGCGAGCGTGCCAGGATGCATGTGGGAGACTTTATCATTACCCCGGTATGGGCCTATCACGATCATGGCAATGATGGCGCGGACCCGGTCATGTGGCTTGACGGTCTCGATCTGCCGATGGCCCGCACCTTCGAGATCATCAGGGGCGAGGAGCACGAGGTAGACCGGCAGGCGTCGGCGCGGCCAGAGGGCGATTCGCTGTCGCGTTTCGGATCTGGCCTGCTTCCCCTCGAGGGCGAAAACCCTCATGGTCTGACGTCTCCGGTAATCCGATATCCGTTCGAGAGAACCCGCGAAGCGCTGCTCGGCAGCGCCGCAGGGCGCGCGCCTGATGCACATACCGCCATTTCCATGCGCTTTTCCAATCCCTTGACGGGAGACTGGGCGATGCCAACCATCGGCACCTGGATGATGTATCTCCCCGCGGGATTTGAAACAGCCCCCATGCGCTCCACCGATGCCATCGTCGCCAGCGTGATCGAAGGAGAAGTCCAGATCATGTCCGGCGAGGAGACTTTCGACGCCGGGCCGCGGGACGTCACCGTTATGAAGAACGGAAGCTGGCGGCGCATCAAGGCCATCAAGGACACATTCCTTTTCTGCTTCTCGGATCGATCCGCGCAGCAAAAGCTCGGCTTTTTCCTGGAAGAGCGGGGTTAG
- a CDS encoding MarR family winged helix-turn-helix transcriptional regulator, with the protein MTDTPVPAEHDDALPQGEAEIGELGRQTGYLLRRASMTYTTHWMLSTRATSIAGLTPVQAGMLILIEENPGLTQIELARLLNVEGSTLWALVAKLREMGLVQRYRQPGDRRAFALHLTKQGKRALVQTTALLADHQEALLQRLTPDQRAQLNQSLKLIIAAGEVENQRLAEMAPQ; encoded by the coding sequence TTGACGGATACACCCGTCCCGGCCGAACACGACGACGCCTTGCCCCAGGGCGAGGCCGAGATCGGAGAACTTGGACGCCAGACCGGCTACCTGCTCCGCCGGGCCAGTATGACCTATACGACCCACTGGATGTTAAGCACCCGCGCGACCAGCATCGCCGGACTAACCCCTGTTCAGGCGGGCATGCTCATTCTCATCGAGGAAAATCCCGGGCTTACCCAGATCGAACTGGCGCGATTGCTGAATGTCGAGGGGTCAACGCTGTGGGCGCTTGTCGCCAAACTGCGCGAGATGGGCCTCGTGCAAAGATACCGTCAACCCGGGGACAGGCGGGCTTTCGCGTTGCATCTGACCAAGCAGGGTAAGCGCGCGCTCGTCCAAACGACCGCCCTGCTTGCAGACCATCAGGAAGCGCTGCTCCAGCGCCTTACGCCCGATCAACGGGCGCAGCTCAATCAGTCGCTCAAACTGATCATCGCGGCCGGGGAAGTGGAGAATCAAAGGCTGGCCGAGATGGCGCCACAATAA
- a CDS encoding FAD-dependent oxidoreductase, with protein MSGVESKPVIIVGAGPTGLALAARLGMDDVPCILLEAEPDLTVDLRAGSFHPPTIEMLTELGIGETMHREAIKVPVWQVRDRIAGVVAEFDLSLLSNDTPYPYRLHLEQHRLTPILLDRIRKDLSSVEIRFDEVVTEVAQDDGGVTVKTANGETLRGAFLVGCDGARSVVRAAMKVDFAGFTWPERFLVASTTFDLGEWGFAGAGYIADPDNWAAVFIVPDDGPPGLWRIAYGTDPAIPDEQVMAPASIQERLGTIMEHAGHDAEPFPLKYASTYRVHQRVATRFTEGRILLAGDAAHLNNPLGGFGLNGSVHDAVNLGGKLVEIYLDGAPHEDLFDLYDRQRRPVNIRAVQSMSIRNKKLLEERDPDVRAAEQRRLREIAANPETARAYLLNSSMINSVREAAAVKSGAAPMDVPLSMTKPAAK; from the coding sequence ATGTCTGGGGTGGAAAGTAAGCCGGTAATTATCGTAGGTGCGGGCCCCACGGGACTGGCTCTTGCAGCCCGCTTGGGTATGGACGATGTGCCTTGCATTTTGCTGGAGGCTGAACCCGATTTGACGGTGGATCTGCGGGCAGGCTCCTTTCACCCCCCAACGATCGAAATGCTGACGGAGCTTGGGATTGGCGAAACCATGCATCGCGAAGCGATCAAGGTACCGGTGTGGCAGGTGCGGGACCGCATCGCGGGCGTGGTGGCTGAATTCGACCTGTCTCTTCTGTCGAACGACACGCCCTATCCCTATCGCCTGCATCTCGAACAGCACAGGCTTACGCCGATCCTGCTGGACAGGATCCGCAAGGATTTGTCCAGCGTCGAAATCCGCTTCGATGAAGTCGTAACCGAGGTCGCTCAGGACGACGGCGGCGTAACCGTAAAGACCGCGAATGGCGAAACGCTGCGCGGTGCTTTTCTTGTCGGGTGCGATGGTGCGCGCAGTGTCGTGCGCGCGGCCATGAAAGTCGATTTCGCAGGTTTTACCTGGCCCGAGCGCTTCCTTGTCGCCAGCACGACGTTCGATCTCGGCGAGTGGGGCTTTGCCGGGGCGGGCTATATCGCTGATCCTGACAACTGGGCGGCCGTGTTCATCGTTCCCGATGATGGCCCTCCCGGACTTTGGCGCATTGCCTACGGCACCGATCCCGCGATACCGGATGAACAGGTCATGGCACCGGCCTCCATACAGGAGCGGCTTGGAACCATCATGGAACATGCCGGCCATGACGCAGAACCGTTCCCGCTGAAATATGCCTCGACGTATCGCGTACATCAGCGGGTCGCCACGCGATTTACCGAGGGCCGGATCCTGTTGGCGGGAGATGCGGCGCATCTGAACAATCCGCTGGGAGGGTTCGGGTTGAATGGCAGCGTGCACGATGCCGTCAATCTCGGCGGCAAGCTCGTCGAGATCTACCTCGACGGTGCCCCTCATGAGGACCTTTTCGACCTTTATGACCGGCAGCGTCGCCCGGTTAACATCAGGGCCGTCCAGTCCATGAGCATTCGCAACAAAAAGCTGCTCGAGGAGCGGGATCCGGACGTGCGCGCTGCCGAACAGCGAAGGCTGAGGGAGATCGCGGCGAATCCGGAAACCGCACGCGCCTATCTTCTGAACAGTTCAATGATCAATTCGGTACGCGAGGCCGCTGCGGTCAAGTCCGGCGCTGCGCCCATGGACGTGCCCCTGAGTATGACCAAGCCCGCGGCAAAATAG